Proteins encoded within one genomic window of Streptomyces sp. NBC_00523:
- a CDS encoding ABC transporter ATP-binding protein, protein MVAPPDNDVIWARSLQHSHNGSPALGGVSLGIRDGEILAVTGPRGSGKTTLLHCLSGQLVPEQGEVWFNSVPVHTMGPRLRERLRRDKFGWIAPEPQLVPELNTWENTALPLLLRGASHREARKAAMEWLERLDIGTCAKKRPHTLQQSQRQRIAVARALAAGPSVIFADEPTATLHRTDRTHVLRTLTSAARSHGITVVLATHDAEIASLADRVVPLLDGRRVSTVGLPAEADPEGRAACSLSV, encoded by the coding sequence ATGGTGGCCCCGCCGGACAACGATGTGATCTGGGCGCGTTCCCTGCAGCACTCCCACAACGGCTCACCCGCGCTCGGCGGGGTCTCCCTGGGCATCCGCGACGGCGAGATCCTCGCGGTGACCGGTCCGCGCGGCAGCGGCAAAACGACGCTGCTGCACTGCCTCTCCGGCCAGCTGGTGCCCGAGCAGGGCGAGGTCTGGTTCAACAGCGTGCCCGTGCACACGATGGGGCCGAGGCTGCGCGAGCGGCTGCGCCGCGACAAGTTCGGCTGGATCGCCCCCGAGCCGCAGCTCGTCCCGGAGCTGAACACCTGGGAGAACACCGCTCTGCCGCTCCTGCTGCGCGGCGCCTCGCACCGGGAGGCCAGGAAGGCCGCCATGGAGTGGCTGGAGCGCCTGGACATCGGCACCTGTGCCAAGAAGCGCCCGCACACCCTCCAGCAGAGCCAGCGGCAGCGGATCGCCGTGGCCCGCGCACTGGCCGCCGGGCCCTCGGTGATCTTCGCCGACGAGCCGACCGCGACGCTGCACCGCACGGACCGCACGCACGTCCTGCGGACCCTGACCAGTGCCGCCCGCTCGCACGGGATCACGGTGGTACTCGCCACCCACGACGCCGAGATCGCCTCGCTCGCCGACCGCGTGGTGCCGCTGCTCGACGGGCGCCGGGTGTCCACCGTCGGCCTGCCCGCCGAAGCCGATCCGGAGGGGCGCGCGGCGTGCTCGCTCTCCGTCTAG
- a CDS encoding gamma-aminobutyraldehyde dehydrogenase codes for MTAEVRRLRNYINGEFRDAADGRTIDVVNPVTEEVYATSPLSGPADVDAAMAAAAAAFPAWRDATPAERQRALLKIADAFEERAEDLIAAESENTGKPLGLTRTEEIPPMVDQIRFFAGAARLLEGRSAGEYMEGLTSIVRREPVGVCAQVAPWNYPMMMAVWKFAPALAAGNTVVIKPSDTTPASTVLIAEIIGQILPKGVFNVICGDRDTGRAMVEHRTPAMASITGSVRAGMQVAESAAKDVKRVHLELGGKAPVVVFEDTDIAKAVEDISVAGYFNAGQDCTAATRVLVHESIHDEFVTALAKAAADTKTGLPDDEDVLYGPLNNANQLAQVSGFIERLPAHARVEAGGHRVGDQGYFYAPTVVSGLKQDDEIIQHEVFGPVITVQSFRDEAQAVEWANGVEYALASSVWTKDHARAMRMSKNLDFGCVWINTHIPLVAEMPHGGFKKSGYGKDLSAYGFEDYTRIKHVMTSIEG; via the coding sequence GTGACCGCCGAGGTACGCCGTCTGCGCAACTACATCAACGGGGAGTTCCGGGACGCCGCCGACGGGCGGACGATCGACGTGGTCAACCCGGTGACCGAGGAGGTCTACGCGACCTCGCCGCTCTCCGGCCCCGCCGACGTCGACGCCGCCATGGCCGCCGCCGCGGCCGCTTTCCCCGCCTGGCGCGACGCCACACCGGCCGAGCGCCAGCGCGCCCTGCTCAAGATCGCGGACGCGTTCGAGGAGCGGGCCGAGGACCTCATCGCCGCCGAGTCCGAGAACACGGGCAAGCCGCTCGGGCTGACCCGCACCGAAGAGATCCCGCCGATGGTGGACCAGATCCGCTTCTTCGCGGGCGCCGCCCGGCTCCTGGAGGGGCGCTCGGCCGGTGAGTACATGGAGGGGCTGACCTCCATCGTGCGCCGCGAGCCGGTCGGCGTCTGCGCGCAGGTCGCGCCGTGGAACTACCCGATGATGATGGCCGTCTGGAAGTTCGCCCCGGCGCTCGCCGCGGGCAACACCGTCGTCATCAAGCCGTCCGACACCACGCCCGCCTCGACCGTGCTGATCGCCGAGATCATCGGGCAGATCCTGCCCAAGGGCGTCTTCAACGTCATCTGCGGCGACCGCGACACCGGCCGCGCGATGGTCGAGCACCGGACCCCGGCGATGGCCTCCATCACCGGCTCGGTGCGGGCGGGCATGCAGGTCGCCGAGTCGGCCGCGAAGGACGTCAAGCGGGTCCACCTGGAGCTCGGCGGCAAGGCGCCCGTCGTCGTCTTCGAGGACACCGACATCGCCAAGGCCGTCGAGGACATCTCGGTCGCGGGCTACTTCAACGCCGGGCAGGACTGCACGGCCGCCACCCGCGTGCTGGTCCACGAGTCCATCCACGACGAGTTCGTCACCGCGCTCGCCAAGGCCGCCGCCGACACGAAGACCGGCCTGCCGGACGACGAGGACGTGCTCTACGGCCCGCTCAACAACGCCAACCAGCTGGCCCAGGTCAGCGGCTTCATCGAGCGCCTTCCCGCCCACGCCCGGGTCGAAGCGGGCGGCCACCGGGTCGGCGACCAGGGCTACTTCTACGCCCCGACCGTCGTCTCCGGCCTCAAGCAGGACGACGAGATCATCCAGCACGAGGTCTTCGGCCCGGTCATCACCGTCCAGTCGTTCCGCGACGAGGCGCAGGCCGTGGAGTGGGCGAACGGCGTCGAGTACGCCCTGGCCTCCTCGGTGTGGACCAAGGACCACGCGCGCGCCATGCGGATGTCCAAGAACCTGGACTTCGGCTGCGTCTGGATCAACACGCACATCCCGCTGGTCGCCGAGATGCCGCACGGCGGTTTCAAGAAGTCCGGTTACGGCAAGGACCTTTCGGCCTACGGCTTCGAGGACTACACGCGCATCAAGCACGTGATGACGTCCATCGAGGGCTGA